Genomic segment of Microcebus murinus isolate Inina chromosome 14, M.murinus_Inina_mat1.0, whole genome shotgun sequence:
CACAGTGAAAATGGCAAATTAAAGAGATGCTGAAGACATCGCCACATATAACCATAAGAATGGTTATTTTCTTTAGAGTCATAAGGTTATAGTTAAGGCATTTaactggggaaaaagaaaatcattggtGGTAAAACATCTATCTTTGGCACATTTGGCTTTTTAGAGCTCAATCACCTTTTCCTACACTGTGCTGTCCCCCTTTTTAGATCTCTGGAAGCGAATGGCCCCATGGCCCACCTTCAAAACAGGGCCTGGGCAGTCTTTGTTTCTTGTCTTACTGACAGGGAGGAAAGCAATACCTATTGCCCTTTGCATTTCGCACTGGCTCCCCAAGGAGAGCAGCCCTCCTTTCATGGGGACTGCAGGGGGCTGGGAACCCAGCTGGTGTTTGCAGGGACAGATCAGAGCAGGCTTGTCTCACTGGTCAGGCCTTTCCTTCAGTCCTTCTTCCTAAATATCTCAACTTGGATCTGTTTGCTGTTATGTCACTTTTCTTGCCCTTAAATGACTAAGGCAGTATTACCTCTACCTTAGTCTTGAAAGACACTAGTTTAAACATTTGATACTTTAAGATTTAAACAGCTGAAATTCTTAATTAAGTAGgtttctaatatttattgtgGAGATATTACATCCTTGGTAAGGTTTCTCATGACTATTTCTGTCCTGTCAGGAACAGCCTCAAGCATCAGGCAAAGAAGAGTCTGCTTCTGAAATCCATGTGGAAACGATGGCACAAAACGTGTTCGTGCGCTCTCCAGCTTCCAGTCCTAGGACCACTCCGGTTGCCAGTGCACAAAGCCGGAGGTCATGCAGAGAATCCTCTGCTTCAGGTGGCAGCAAATCTCAGACAGATATTCctaagagaggagggagaaagagtgGCAACCTGCCATCAAAGAGAACTTCCATCAGCCGAAGTCAACATGGTATTTTACAGATGATTTGTTCCAAAAGAAGGAGTGGTGCTTCTGAAGCCAATTTAATTGGTTAGTGTTGTATTGGCAAATATGTATTAAGGTGCATTTTCTCATTAATtagtttttgaaaagtttcatcATCTTTTCCCTTTGATAGTTGCAAAATCGTGGGCGGATGTAGTGAAACTTGGTGTGAAACAAACACAAACTAAAGTTGTAAAACATGGCCCTCAAAGgctaaagaacaaaaaacaaagaagaccCAAAACTCCAAAGGTATGAAGCTCCACTGTGAATTGCATGTTTGCATGTgcttatattgtttaaaattgcaCGACCTGTGTATTTATGCTTTGAGATTTTGTTCATCTCCTTCCTGTTTTCTACAGAAGCCTGTGGACGATGTTCACAATCAGTTTAGTACCGGCCATGCAAACTCTCCTTGCACCATAATAATAGGGAAAGCTCATACTGAAAAGGTAAAGGTGCCTGCTCAGCCCTACAGAATGCTGAACAACTTTATTTCCAACCAAAAATTAGACTTTAAGGAAGATCTTTCAGGTAAAAACAACCTCAGCCCTTATAAATAGTAACCCTTTGGGTCCTACTATTTTCTAGTTTGTGGATATTTGTTTTGCAACCTTTTGTTTAATCTGCTGTGAGCAAGATTATGTATAAACAATTGAGTCAACTTTCTAGGGTCATAGTATTCAAGGAACAAAGCTGGTTTGGATTATGCAGACAGCTCTGATAATTTTTGGGATCAGGTGTCCTGCATGAAGTAGGAATGGAACAGTTAAATGCTTATATTTACCGGAGAGCAGCCTGCCTATAGAAAACTAGAAAGTGCTTTATCATAAAGAAAGGCAGCTTATTCTTAAAATTGCTCCTCTCCCAACAGCTATACTAATAGTTTATTGTAGACGTGGATCAGTTGTTTTTGAgcaatattttgctttttcaagatttactttttttctagGTAGTTTTAACTGTTTCTTAAAAGAAAGCCCTATGAGGAGGTTCCCTTAAACAATTAATAGTTCAGTGGAAACAATTAATAGTTTCCATTCAGTTCCCACTGTCAGTAAAAGTATGGCCTGACTAGCTTAATGTCATAGCAGTTATGAATGAGgccaagagagtagattttaggtttCAAAGGGGTATAAGTGGTTCCCACTGTATACACCTTGGAAGAGAAGTAAGATTTAAACTGAATAGGTcgaatcttatttttatttcctggctGGTTATAAGTTGGAAGAATTGTTATACTCTTCAGTATAATGCATGCACATTACCCTCTAATTAGAATCATAGTTGGattaattcatttatcttttttaaaaaaactaacaacaaaacccaacaagactaaacaaaaataaaaacaaaataaatgtagatACACTTATATACCTTACAGATTATGAACACATAGGAATGTACTGATATATGtgtaacaaaatgtttaaaacaaaccctgaaaaatacttttaagaaaaaataaaatgttaaatagtcTGTGCCTGGAATCATGAGTTGCCTCAAGTGTTCCTTCTTCTAAGATGCTTCCTTAGAGTTAAACAATTCTCTGCTTTCACTGTGAGTCATTTTCATTACAAAACATTACTATCTGCTGACAACTACATCCTGGGCATTTTAAGTTCGACCCTAAAGGCTATAGAAGGAGGAAGTTTTTAAGTGAAGGGAGTGTTCTGGAAGAGAGTCCTCAGAATAGGCTTCTCAAACATGTTGGTAGGTGCCTGCCAGATGGAAGAAGCATTGCCATTCACTGACACGAAAATGACAGAAGTATGGAGAATGTAGGGTTATGTGAGTCCTTCAAAAAGTTATACCTTCTATATAAAGTActatattctttttattcctgagatGATGTCAGTACTACTTTTTTGATGTTAAAATGGAATGATgatattagattttttaaaactacatgtCATTTACTTGACAGCACTGAAAATGGGCAACCTCTGTCATTTCGTAAAATGTGGGTGCATGTTATTTGTACCCAAAATCTAGAACTGAGAAACCCAAGAGTTTCAGAAAATGTCATGAAGGCACTTGGCTTCTGGATCCTGGAGGAGAGGCCCTCTAGGATAGGAGCTGTGACCAGAACTCAATGTCTACAAGACCACAGGAGGTCAGctagtttcatttatttccaagaaaagcaaagaaaagagcaTAATATATCTTCTCTTTGCTCTCATTTGACAAAATGTGTCCACTATTAATGGAATCACCCTTTTAATGAGATCTTGTATACCAGGAATTCTCAGGAAGGATCTATTGTTATTTTCCATAATTTGCTTACTGTATGAAAGGACTGGGGTGTTTGTTTGGATGTATCAGCAATATGTcaatcatttttcaaatattttcattcaataGGACTAAGTGAAATGTTCAAGACACCATTGAAGGAGAAGTCACAATTGATGAGCTCCAGTCCTGTCACTCTTTCAAGTTCAGAGAATTTGCTTGGAAAAAAGTTTCAAGTGACTAATTCAGGAGAAAAACCTATGCTACCCACTTCCGAGAGTTTCGGTTGGTTTCCTTATTTTCCTAGACtgtgatattttttaatagaagcTTATAGATGgtatttttttgatataatttacTAAAACAAATGTTCCTGATAAAGGAACATTTcatcttctctgttctttttttgaaGGGGAGATTCCCATCATCAGTTTAACTAACATTGGCATTCACTGACTCAGTCAATAAGTTTAAATGATCTGTGTACACTGTTGGCTTCCTTATTTACTATAAATAAAGAGGGTGACATAGCACAAAGGTACAATGGTGTCTCATACTTACATATAAATTACTCAAattcaaaattactaaaaattacaaaaaggaaaGATAACATTTTGTGTACTATGCAGTTATTCCTGCTAGCTTCTAAGTGGGAGCAGGCCCAGGGTGAGTGTGAGATCAGAGAGGGAAATGtgtcttcctttcttatttgctGCTGGTCACGGGCTTCCTGTCATGGAGAGTGGCTTGCTACCCTGAAGATGCTTATTGTAGTTAAATATTGCCTGTGTAATAGGGACCCTAACCGTACCAAAGTATAAGCCATGTTATTTCATTGGTGGTTTGGGACAAGAAACAGCTGTTTCTaatgtttgaagaaaaaaatggctgTATTCTGGTCAAGGACACATGGCATAGCAGCCTTCAGAGGATCCTTCTTTAGGAATTTTTTCCGTTAAATAATCAGCATGGAGCCTGACAACCCCGATAAATCACCAAATAACAACATATTCTTAAGTGTGCATAGCTCTTGTGTAAGATAGATTTCTAGCCACATAAGTAGCCTCATGTCCTCAGTCAGGGAGATATGAAGCTGAATATTTGGTCCTCATACTGTTTTTCATGAGGATAAGATATTAAATTGGCATAAGACAGGGAGcagaatatatttattgtatatttttttctcacaggAGAAAATGTACTCTTCTGTACTCGGAATGGAGCAAAAGAGCCTGATACACACTCTGCCAGCCCTGCCTTACAGTGGCGGtgtgtaaaagaaaatgaaactctaGTGAAAACTCCAAGGAACATCTATAAAGCGACTCCTGTTAAGATGAAAACCTCAGATACTGAGACAGAGCCTTCAAAGACAGTATCCGGTGCAAACAGATTAAGAAGGTCCACGGAGCTCAGAAATCTGCAGAAGCTGCCTATAGAAAGTacgaatgaagaaacaaaaactggCACTGTTGAGGACATCATGGGCAAATGTCTGAGGAGGCCACCACTacgagaaaagaaaatagaaggagaGATGAAGGAAACTGAAAGACCTTTTGAAACACGTAAGGAAATTATCGAgtcaaaagaaaattctgaaatgatGGCAGCTGGAAGGGGATCAAGAAGAAGTTGGGGACATAAAAATGAACCAGCTTCCAACCCAGCAGGACTCAAGAGATGGCCAAAAACTGCATCCATGAAGGACATGACAGACACCCAAGATCTCCAAACACCAGATCTCACAAAGGAACCAAGGAATGAGAAGGATAAGACCACTAAGCTATACCAGACATCTTTACAAGCAGAGCCAGTCAACACTCCCACAAGCATGAACAGACAGCTCAGAACATCTCTGGGGAAAGTGAATGTGAAAGAAGAGCTTTCAGCACTTGGCAGGCTCTCACAAACACCAGGGCCAACCGTGAACACACACAAAGAACCAGTACCTCGAGGCACTCCACAGCAGAAAGTGGATCCAGAAAATTCTGTAACTGGAGTGAAGAGATGGCCAAGAGCAGCTAAGGAAGAGGTCCATCCCCTGGAAGGTCTGTCTAGTTTCAAAGAACTCTTCCAAACACCAAAACACAGTAAGAAGCCCACAATTGAGGACAAAACTCCTAAAATACACAGCAAATCTTTACAGTCAGAACCAGTGAACATCCCAAGCACAAAAAGATGGCCCAAGACATCTTTGGGGAAAATAGCTACAGAGGAAGAGCTGGCTGCACTGAGGAAGCTCTCAGAAACACCAGGAGAATCCACATACACCCCCAACGTACCAGCTGAGGACAAAGACATCAAAGCATTTAAGGATTCTGCAGAGCAGAAACTGGACCCAGCAGCAAGTGTAGTTAGCAGCAGGACAAGACCAAGAGCAGCTAAGAAAGAGTCCCAGACCCTAGAAGACCTATCTGGCTTCAAAGAGCTTTTCCAAACACCAAATCACAATGGCAATGGCACAACTGATAACAAACCTACTAATATATCCAGCACATCTCCACAACCAGAACCAACAAACGCCCCAATAGGCACAAAAAGACGGCCCAAGACATCTCTGGGGAAAATGAATGTAGAAGAACTGTCTGCATCAAGGAAGCTCTCGCAAACACCAGGGGAAGCTACACACACACTCAAGGTACCAGGAGAGGACAAAGGCATCATTGCATTTAAGGAAACTGCAGAGCAGAAACTGGGCCTGGCATCAAGTGTAACTGGCAGCAGGAAAAGGCCAAGAGCAGCTGAGAAAGAGGCCCAGCCTCTAGAAGACCTGGCTGGCTTCAAAGAGCTCTTCCAAACACCAGGTCACACTGAGGAGTCAATGACTGATGGCAAAACCACTAGACTACCTTGCACATCTCCAGGACCAGGACTAGTGGCCACCCCAGTAAGCATGAAGACACAGCCCAACACAAGTCTCAGGAAAGCAGATGTGGAGGGAGAATTTTTAGTACTCAGGAAACTAACGCCATCATCAGGCAAAGCCATGCATACACCCAAACCACCTGTAGATGGTGAGAAAGGCATCAGAGCCTTTATGGGAACTCCAAAGCAGAGACATGACCTGGCAGAAGATTCAACTGGGCACAAGAGGAGGCCAAGAACCCCTAAGGAAGAGGCCCAATCCCTAGAAGACCTGTCTGGCTTCAAAGAGCTCTTCCAAACACCGGGCCACACTGACAAAACAATGACTGTTGACAAAAGCACAAAAGTACTCTGGAAATCTTTACAACCAGCAGCAACCAACACTCCAATGAGCACAAGCAGACAGCTCAGGATATCTCTGGGGAAAGTGGATGTGAAAGAAGAGCTCTCAGCAGTTGGCAGGCTCCCACAAACACCAGGGCAAaccgtgcacacacacaaagaaccAGTGCCTCGAGGTAAAGGGACCAAAATGCTTCAGGAAACTCCACGGCAGAATGTGGACCCAGAAAACTCTGTAACTGGAGTGAAGAGATGGCCAAGAGCAGCTAAGGAAGAGGTCCATCCTCTGGAAGATCTGTCTGGCTTCAAAGAACTCTTCCAAACACCAAAACGCAATGACAGACCTACAACTGAGGGCAAAACTGCTAGAATATCTAGCAAATCTCCACAACCAGAACCAGTGAACACCCCAATAGGCACAAAAAGACGGCCCAAGACACCTTTGGGGAAAATGGGCACAGAGGAGGAGCTGGCTCCACTGAGGAAGCTTTCACAAACGCCAGGGAAATCCACACACCCCCCCAAGGTACCAGCTGAGAACAAAGATGTCAGAGTATTTATGGAATCTGTAGAGCAGAAACTTGACCCAGTAGGAAGTGTAGTTAGCAGCAGGAAGAGGCCAAGAGCCCCTAAGGAAGACACCAAGCCCCTAGAAGACCTTTCTGGCTTTAAAGAACTCTTTCAAACACCAAAACAGAATGGCAATGCCACAACTGAGGATAAAACTACTAAAATACCCGGCAAGTATCCACAACCAGAACTAGTGAGCACTTCAACAAGCATGAAAAGACGGCCCAAGACACCTTTGGGGAAAACAGCTATAGAGGAAGATCTCTCAGCACTGAGGAAGCTCTCGCAAACACCAGGGGAATCCATGCACACACCCAAGGAAACATTAGAGCACAAAGGCATCATAGCGTTTAGGCGATCTGCAGAGCAGAAACTATACCCAGCAGCAAGTGTAACTGGTAGCAAGAAGAGGCCAAGGGCAGCTGAGGAAGAGGCCCATCCCTTGGAAGATCTGTCTGGCTTCAAAGAGCTCTTCCAAACACCAAGACACAGTAAGAAGGCCACAACTGAGGACAAAACTACTAAAATACCCTGCACATCTCTACAAGCAGAACGAGTGAACACCCCAATATGCACTAAAAGATGGCCTAAGACACCTTTGGGGAAAATGACTGTAGAGGAAGAGCCGTCTGCATCGAGGAAGCTCTTGCAAACACCGGGGAAGCCCACACACACATCCAAGGTACCAGGTGAAGACAAAAGCATCAGAGTGTTCAAGGAAACTGCAGAGCAGAAACTGGGCCTGGCAGCAAGTATATCAAGCAGCAGGAGAAAATCGAGAGCAGCTGAGAAAGAGACCCAACCCCTAGAAGACCTGGCTGGCTTCAAAGAGCTCTTCCAAACACCAGGTCACACTGAGGAGTCAATGACTGATGGCAAAACCACTAGACCACCTTGCACATCTCCAGGACCAGGACTAGTGGCCACCCCAGTAAGCATGAAGACACAGCCCAACACAAGTCTCAGGAAAGCAGATGTGGAGGGAGAATTTTTAGTACTCAGGAAACTAACGCCATCATCAGGCAAAGCCATGCATACACCCAAACCACCTGTAGATGGTGAGAAAGGCATCAGAGCCTTTATGGGAACTCCAAAGCAGAGACATGACCTGGCAGAAGATTCAACTGGGCACAAGAGGAGGCCAAGAACCCCTAAGGAAGAGGCCCAATCCCTAGAAGACCTGTCTGGCTTCAAAGAGCTCTTCCAAACACCGGGCCACACTGACAAAACAATGACTGTTGACAAAAGCACAAAAGTACTCTGGAAATCTTTACAACCAGCAGCAACCAACACTCCAATGAGCACAAGCAGACAGCTCAGGATATCTCTGGGGAAAGTGGATGTGAAAGAAGAGCTCTCAGCAGTTGGCAGGCTCCCACAAACACCAGGGCAAaccgtgcacacacacaaagaaccAGTGCCTCGAGGTAAAGGGACCAAAATGCTTCAGGAAACTCCACGGCAGAATGTGGACCCAGAAAACTCTGTAACTGGAGTGAAGAGATGGCCAAGAGCAGCTAAGGAAGAGGTTCATCCTCTGGAAGATCTGTCTGGCTTCAAAGAACTCTTCCAAACACCAAAACGCAATGACAGACCTACAACTCAGGACAAAGCTGCTAAAATACCCTGCAGATCTCCACAACCAGAACCAGCAAACACCCCAATAGGCACAAAAAGACAGCCCAAGACATCTTTGGGTAAAATGAATGTAGAGGAAGAGCTGGCTGCACCAAGGAAGCCCTCGCAAACACCAGGGGAACCCAGAAACACACTAAAGGTACCAGTTGAGGACAAAGACATCATAGCGTTTAAGCAATCTGCAGAGCAGAAACTGGGCCTGGCATCAAGTGTAACTGGCAGCAGGAGAAGGCCGAGCGCAGCTGAGAAAGAGACCAGGTCCCTAGAAGACCTGGCTGGCTTCAAAGAGCTCTTCCAAACACCAGGTCACACTGAGGAGTCAATGACTGATGGCAAAACCACTAGACCACCTTGCACATCTCCAGGACCAGGACTAGTGGCCACCCCAGTAAGCATGAAGACACAGCCCAACACAAGTCTCAGGAAAGCAGATGTGGAGGGAGAATTTTTAGTACTCAGGAAACTAACGCCATCATCAGGCAAAGCCATGCATACACCCAAACCACCTGTAGATGGTGAGAAAGGCATCAGAGCCTTTATGGGAACTCCAAAGCAGAGACATGACCTGGCAGAAGATTCAACTGGGCACAAGAGGAGGCCAAGAACCCCTAAGGAAGAGGCCCAATCCCTAGAAGACCTGTCTGGCTTCAAAGAGCTCTTCCAAACACCGGGCCACACTGACAAAACAATGACTGTTGACAAAAGCACAAAAGTACTCTGGAAATCTTTACAACCAGCAGCAACCAACACTCCAATGAGCACAAGCAGACAGCTCAGGATATCTCTGGGGAAAGTGGATGTGAAAGAAGAGCTCTCAGCAGTTGGCAGGCTCCCACAAACACCAGGGCAAaccgtgcacacacacaaagaaccAGTGCCTCGAGGTAAAGGGACC
This window contains:
- the MKI67 gene encoding proliferation marker protein Ki-67 isoform X1; this encodes MGPSRRLITIKRSGVDGPHFPLSLSTCLFGRGIECDIRIQLPVVSKQHCKIETNEQEAILYNFSSTNPTQVNGSVIDKPVQLKHGDVITIIDRSFRYENESCQNGNKSTEFPGKIPEQGPSRRVSRSSFSSDPNGEDQDLKAHPKVTAENVSGRPQVHVKSVRRDSSTSGGSKGNVAQETPNVHSSEHPEHNDRNASDHTSGDVKENARVQLVSYHGELKSFSSTQCLDGSKKNDSPFRELYRSMKEELKVKSQKENVLQCHRKSRSQTDYTTEKESAYDLQRETQLLVSVQPREKSGRNTSSKAAPASPELDSGQKEGKGSDTESVPTSKEAVGSSIPFSDTTKMKTLRRYSQQLNSSQKHKSEDLYVLSGRTSVNLGNFKADDKTLTPRKLLTRTQTPTKVEDAANSAGKPGNLSSKNRRSVPTNARVLPTQTEIQNEPLLTLWLTEVERKIQKDSLHKPEKLGITAGQICSGLPGLSSVDISNFGDSINKSEGRPLKRRRVSFGGRLRPELFDENLPPNTPLKRGETPTKRKSLVAHTPTVLKKIIKEQPQASGKEESASEIHVETMAQNVFVRSPASSPRTTPVASAQSRRSCRESSASGGSKSQTDIPKRGGRKSGNLPSKRTSISRSQHGILQMICSKRRSGASEANLIVAKSWADVVKLGVKQTQTKVVKHGPQRLKNKKQRRPKTPKKPVDDVHNQFSTGHANSPCTIIIGKAHTEKVKVPAQPYRMLNNFISNQKLDFKEDLSGLSEMFKTPLKEKSQLMSSSPVTLSSSENLLGKKFQVTNSGEKPMLPTSESFGENVLFCTRNGAKEPDTHSASPALQWRCVKENETLVKTPRNIYKATPVKMKTSDTETEPSKTVSGANRLRRSTELRNLQKLPIESTNEETKTGTVEDIMGKCLRRPPLREKKIEGEMKETERPFETRKEIIESKENSEMMAAGRGSRRSWGHKNEPASNPAGLKRWPKTASMKDMTDTQDLQTPDLTKEPRNEKDKTTKLYQTSLQAEPVNTPTSMNRQLRTSLGKVNVKEELSALGRLSQTPGPTVNTHKEPVPRGTPQQKVDPENSVTGVKRWPRAAKEEVHPLEGLSSFKELFQTPKHSKKPTIEDKTPKIHSKSLQSEPVNIPSTKRWPKTSLGKIATEEELAALRKLSETPGESTYTPNVPAEDKDIKAFKDSAEQKLDPAASVVSSRTRPRAAKKESQTLEDLSGFKELFQTPNHNGNGTTDNKPTNISSTSPQPEPTNAPIGTKRRPKTSLGKMNVEELSASRKLSQTPGEATHTLKVPGEDKGIIAFKETAEQKLGLASSVTGSRKRPRAAEKEAQPLEDLAGFKELFQTPGHTEESMTDGKTTRLPCTSPGPGLVATPVSMKTQPNTSLRKADVEGEFLVLRKLTPSSGKAMHTPKPPVDGEKGIRAFMGTPKQRHDLAEDSTGHKRRPRTPKEEAQSLEDLSGFKELFQTPGHTDKTMTVDKSTKVLWKSLQPAATNTPMSTSRQLRISLGKVDVKEELSAVGRLPQTPGQTVHTHKEPVPRGKGTKMLQETPRQNVDPENSVTGVKRWPRAAKEEVHPLEDLSGFKELFQTPKRNDRPTTEGKTARISSKSPQPEPVNTPIGTKRRPKTPLGKMGTEEELAPLRKLSQTPGKSTHPPKVPAENKDVRVFMESVEQKLDPVGSVVSSRKRPRAPKEDTKPLEDLSGFKELFQTPKQNGNATTEDKTTKIPGKYPQPELVSTSTSMKRRPKTPLGKTAIEEDLSALRKLSQTPGESMHTPKETLEHKGIIAFRRSAEQKLYPAASVTGSKKRPRAAEEEAHPLEDLSGFKELFQTPRHSKKATTEDKTTKIPCTSLQAERVNTPICTKRWPKTPLGKMTVEEEPSASRKLLQTPGKPTHTSKVPGEDKSIRVFKETAEQKLGLAASISSSRRKSRAAEKETQPLEDLAGFKELFQTPGHTEESMTDGKTTRPPCTSPGPGLVATPVSMKTQPNTSLRKADVEGEFLVLRKLTPSSGKAMHTPKPPVDGEKGIRAFMGTPKQRHDLAEDSTGHKRRPRTPKEEAQSLEDLSGFKELFQTPGHTDKTMTVDKSTKVLWKSLQPAATNTPMSTSRQLRISLGKVDVKEELSAVGRLPQTPGQTVHTHKEPVPRGKGTKMLQETPRQNVDPENSVTGVKRWPRAAKEEVHPLEDLSGFKELFQTPKRNDRPTTQDKAAKIPCRSPQPEPANTPIGTKRQPKTSLGKMNVEEELAAPRKPSQTPGEPRNTLKVPVEDKDIIAFKQSAEQKLGLASSVTGSRRRPSAAEKETRSLEDLAGFKELFQTPGHTEESMTDGKTTRPPCTSPGPGLVATPVSMKTQPNTSLRKADVEGEFLVLRKLTPSSGKAMHTPKPPVDGEKGIRAFMGTPKQRHDLAEDSTGHKRRPRTPKEEAQSLEDLSGFKELFQTPGHTDKTMTVDKSTKVLWKSLQPAATNTPMSTSRQLRISLGKVDVKEELSAVGRLPQTPGQTVHTHKEPVPRGKGTKMLQETPRQNVDPENSVTGVKRWPRAAKEEVHPLEDLSGFKELFQTPKRNDRPTTQDKTTRISSKAPQPEPVNTPTSMKRWPKTPLGKTGTEEELAALRLSQTPGEATDTRKVLGDDKGIRAFKESAEQKLDPAASVPGSRKRPRAAKKEAQPLEDLSGLKELFQTPKHNDKPTTEDKTTKIPSKSLQLEPGNTLLATKRRPNRHLGKISTEEELSALRKLSQLPGESTHLPKLPGEVKGIKVFKESAEQKLDPVASVRGSSRRLRAAKGEAQPLEELSHFKKPFQTPGHTEETLTVDKRTKVSCTTLQPEPLDTAISTRRRPKANLRNVSALGKLTETSGESTHMHEVPVGNHKGIKAFKESAEPKLDQAASITGSRRRPRAAKEKAQPLEDLAGFKKPFPIPSHTEESMTVDKSTKMSCNSPQPEPVDTVVSTRWPKRSLRKVSAMMKVTQASGESTHAHEILVVKDKGINVFKQSAEQKLDLAANITDSRRRPRATKENAQPLEVLAGFKKPFPAPGHTEESTTSAKTATSPLPEPVDTTASRKRQPKGSLRKVSVLQNLMQTSGETTHTSTEPQGRGKRIRVAKESAKQKLDPAENVYGTKRQPSTAKKEAEALEVLANFKELVPAPGQPGEPRKDAESLKTTPKQPPDSGESLKTFRRVLRAPKAQSMEDMVGTRDPIKSQSKSNTALTSKRKCGKDDCVLGTKRLRCMTATEGVVEEEPANKKQRTVPREKHSPTELLVVMKKSLRTSAESMEPVGDLNSNNMKTKKKEHEAEGSVTANKGISLRPRRQNKSDVEQQKTEVPIAAEKTKIKRNEKKSVKTSQELETENPGDRAKEPTARGKVSESRSCSRSLRQSKSSQPIAAQEEGAKQGVGTHTQNQREKGVRGNSDFMRLRSRKVQIQPAVNMLGSEPEQRATRAMKRRAENPKEGKDIVFIKKMRTRSHRDSEDI